Below is a window of Pagrus major chromosome 21, Pma_NU_1.0 DNA.
TACATCACAAGCGTTGGCTGAGTACGTCAGCCGATATGTCAAGATTAGAAGTTTTAACTTCTTAATATCGGTCCGACTCTACTTTTCCATCAGTGCGGTGGGGAGTGGATAACAAATTCATTTtcgtttttgggtgaactgttcctttaattatcagacaactgaaaataaaaacaaagtgacaaatttcactttcacttcacaACATTAAAGCAAACTGAAATTTTAATTTCTATGTTGCAAGAAATCCATTTCTATATCTTCTGTGTTCGATTTGTACTTGTACACCTACAGTTCTCCAGGGGCGTCTGACGTTTCGGTCCCGAATACTGAAGTCGCTACAGgcaatttgtttcatttaatatgTACATGTAACGACGACGCAGTCAGTTAAACAGCCGAGGGCCGACGATAGCCGTGATTTTGTTCAGTGGTTACCGAAGTGTGTAGAGAGACACGTCAGGTACCGTGAGGACTGCCTCCAGATTTATTACCACTTTTTAAAACTATACATTCGCACATACGCAGTTAAGCTGGTGACTTGGCCGACGGGTtgtcatgaaaataataataggACTTTGAAGGGGTGACGCAGCTTCAGAACGTTTGGGAACCTTTCCTGCATAACTCCCAATACAAACTTAAAAGCACGAGTCAAATGTTGTAAAAGGCTGATAACCAACACTAAAAGGACAAATAAGAGAACGCGTTAAGGAGATTTAACGCTATAGTGTTGTTATTTTCCGTTCAGTAGCGCCCCACAGACGCTGACAGTTGTCAGTCAAAAGTTAGAAACGTCCACTCAGAGGCTTGAAGTTTCCACAATCATGTCCAAAAATATGTTTATCCTCTTTTGAAGAATGAAATGCTGACAGCTGCAGTATCTTTATCGTTATAGTGAGAAGAATTCAAAATTCAGTTTGACTTTAAACGCAGCTCAGTTttgctgttgcttgtttttttggtCCGAGTTCAAGTCTGAAAAGCCCGTCGCTGTGCTGCTatcaaagaacaaaaacagaaaagggcGAGTCCACCTGTAATCGAGGCCCGGGGTTGGTCGGCTGCTCGGTTGGACCTTCCTATTCTAAACCGAGGAGGAGGAACAAAGGGACATTTTGGCTCCTGAGTTCTTTGTGGGTTAAGGATTAGCATAGACATCGATACGAAAATAAAGATCAACAATGTTTGCATCAAACCTGCTGTGCAGCTGGGGGTCAGGGGGGGTAACAAGTAAACGGAGTCAGAGATCATCACAGGGTTCCTGCGCAGGGTTTCACAAGCTCCAGACTTTGTCCAGAAGTGTTCGAAGTTTTTTCCCATTAAAGGCTAAATTTAGCTCGGCTGCTATGACAGTAAAACAACGTGACATGTAAGTGCTAAAACTCTGTTTCAGGACTTAAGAGCAGTTTTTTCCCCCAACAGACCTGAATAAGATCAAATATCAGCTTTCCACCTGCGCAGGAACCCCGGAGGCTACGAAACAGGAAACATAAAAACTTGTACAGACTAGGAACAACCAGGAGTCACTGGTGTCAGTACAAAGCATTaaaggattgttttttttttccaaagattTCCTTTCATTTGATAACTAAATATCTCACTCTATTGATATAATTCCATTTTGTTAAATTCATATATAAACGTTAACATGTACACACGCTCGTCACTGGTAATCGGTGGAATCGGGACCTTTATTATAATAAGTTGGTGGAACTTGCTCTTGCTGGCGCTCAACAAATATACTGTGAATGCAAGTAACAATaattaatataatgataattagaataataataataataataataataataataatccatcGTCTGCACCATGCCTTGTAAACCtggaaaaactaaaaacaaaacaaagccagGTAACCGCCCCTCCCCGCTCCGCCcatgagaaacaaaacaaaagattaaaaacaggGAACGTTGAGTCGAGACTGTAAATTCTCTCTGGCTTCTTCGAAAAGTCCCGAGTCCACATGCGTCACACAAATCTCCGCCGATGTCCTGAAGTGAGTGGGGGGAGGGGAGTCGGTGCAGGGGGTGAACAGGGGTGGGCCGTCCCTAATGGAGCCTCGCGTTGGCCGGAGTTGGAGCGCTCAGCAAGCCTCGGTGGAGAAGGACTTCTCAATCCTGGTTTCAGCATCAGCCTCCGTGTGCGCTTGTTTgcgtgtgttatgtgtgtgcgcgtttgCCCGGTAAGCCAGGTTTACAGGGACCACGTTAAAGGGTGGTCGGCCGTGGCGGTCACTCGTCTGtatcctttttttgttgttttttttcttcttattttccaTTTATATCTGACCAGGGGGATTTGTCCATCACCGCCCTGGTTTGAGGGCCCCCACGTATACGGGGGCAGGGTGTCTGCAGCGAGTCCACACGAGTTCGGCTCTCCGAGTATTTTCAAGTCGGCTACTCTTGGCTGGCGTCCCCCGCCGTCAGTCAGGATGATGCAGACGCAGCCTCGGGGGGCTGGAGGTGGGGGGGGTTTGCGAGGCCAACCAAGGTGGAGGCGTATTTTCATATTTACGATGGAAAgggaggttgtgtgtgtgtgtgtgtttgtctgtgttatgAATGTGTGCGCTGTGTGTTCGCAATCTAACGATCTGCCCAGAAACGACTCCTGATCCTCGGTGATGTTCGTGCCGGTCTGTAAAAGCAGAACAAGAAGCGAGTGAGGTGGTTAAACTTTCTACAACTTGTTATCGTGCGGAGGAGCGTCTCCTCGGCTAATATGACTACACTGATGCAGGAGGTGAAAGGAGCCATTTCTGGACAGGTCgtcagagagagagtgtgtgtgtgtgtgtgtgtgtgtgtgtgtgtgtgtgtgtgtgtgtgtgtgtgtgtgtatgtacgtgtgtgtacaGGGCTAGTGCAGGTAATCGTCCACAGAGGCAAAGGCGCAGGAGCCGCTGCCAGTTCGTGCCATGATGGCGAGGCACTGGGCGGCCTGACCCACGGCCTGGGCCAGGGGGGGCTGCTTGGGCAGGTTGTGAGTCtctggagagaaaaaggaggaaggacACTGTCAGGACCGGAGACGACAACGAACAGGAGGGATGAGGGGGGCTTGTTGGGCTGTCGAACAGCATCCGCAGCCGTTGACCTACCTAATATTGCACTGTTGAGAGTGGAGCAGACCGGCTCTCTCTGAATGGCGTCCAGCTGGTAGCCGACTGGGCTGTTCCAGGGGTCCGAGTAGGCCAGCAGGCTGAATGCATCCTGCAGCAGGAGacgaacaacaacaacacactgatcacacaacagacacactgctgcatTTTAAGTTACTCTGTCACAGGTTCAAATTGTTCTGTCTTGTTGAAGTCTTTCGCACTTGAAGGAATAGAGCTGACTCGTGTTAGCTAGGTAGGCTAAGCAATAATAGTGTTCGTAGTATTTACTCAATAAAGTCTCTAACCTGTGTCTTCATGAATATATGATACGCCGTAACAAACGCTCTCAAGCTTTGTTCAGACCAAAGTTAAAACTTGAATCAGCTGATCTCAAACGTCCTGAAAACTCTGACAGTTCACACCAAACTTTCCCTGCAAAGTTCTGAAATGGTTTCCTCTTGATCTGGACTGGGCTTTAGAAAGAGGACTGATGTCTGGAAAACACCAGTTCTGGTTCAGTGACTGGACTTGCCAGAAGTCCAGCCCATAATTCAGGCAAGTTATCAAGAGGGCTGGGAATAAGGTGAGCGTAGGAGGTGCACTTCAAGTCTCCACAAATGCTTTTCAGGAACCTCAaacaacacattatatcttATTGTGCATTTGTCAGCATGTTAGTGCCTTCttctgccccctagtggccaaaACATCTGGACTGACAGACATCTGACCAGGTTATTATACTAAATCATACTCAACACTGCATGGACAAAGTAAGCTCAGAGATCTCCGTGTTACCTTGAGCATCTTCTTGTTGGCTGAGTTCTTGCCACACTCGCGGCGGAGGTGTTCGCTCATGCTCTGGAGCTCCCTGCCGAAATGGATCATCCTCTCAATGGCCGCCTGGCTCCCGCCACACAGCTGCCGCTTAGACTGAGCTGACTCCACCTCTGCAGAGCCACGGCCAGTTTGACATGCAGCATGGTTATGTTATGAACATTTACAACAGGCATTTAGCTGGAGCACTCACCCAGTGACTTGCAATGATGGCAATAATATAAAAAGCGCTAAAAAATGTGTACAGGAAGAATAAACTGTTTGTATTACAGAGACGAGGCTGGGGATAACATTTACCAGTTCATCAGTTCACCCCAGAATTATTACAGCCAACTAGGTTTTTATAAAGAAGCTGCCATAACAGCAAAAATGGCAACCGGGGGTATGTTGCTGATGAATGCTCATTTAAGTCACTAAAACCTCTACCCACCCATGTCTGCATCACAGTCTTCGGGCTCGGTGGTGTGTTTGGAGCTGCCGTTGAGGAAACCGTTGGAGGACGATTCTGTCACTCCGTTGGTGAAGTGGTCAACCTCCATATCCACATCGCTACTGAGGGAGGACgtgaagaaaaggaaacagtCGGCATGTTTAACAGCTCACTGGAGGTAGAAAATTAACTCTTGTGAACCCCTTTCTAGCAACCATGATGGAGGATACAATTACTGAGAACAGCTGATTTAATACGGCATTTATAAAATGACTTACTGGCAGCAGAGCGTGTTTTTATGCTGCAGTACCTGGTTATGGGCTGTTGGCTGCGGCTCCCGTTGAGGCTAATGTCAGATGCTGGGAGGGTGGAGCCAGAGCCTGGGGGGCAGGGCTTGTGACTGTGAGGGGAGGAGCTGTGGCTCTTATTAGACGTCACACCATTACAGCAGTTGCTGTCGAACcctaaaacaacagcagagggGAAGAAGGACACGTTTTAACCATTGACAAGTAAAGTTATAGcatttttacatcaaaattaGAGTGAATATGCAGTTTGATGGCAGTCAACCTCGTCGACTGAATGATGTTTgagtgctgcttgaacagagacggatggaaaagtattaacaGCGTCCTGAACTTCAACTCGTGTGATTGCATCGCACTTGACAAAGGAAACTTAGCGTGTTCTAGTCTCCAGATGTGAATGTGCAGAGCACAGCTGGACTGTACCTGGGAGGTAGGGCTGGGAGCTGCTGGCTTTGTGGCTGGGGCTGCTGAAGGGCCGAGGGGAGCCGGGGTAACTGTCCTGAGACTTTGGGCTGCGACCTCCCAGACACCTCACCTCACTGTCCGTCCCATTCACCATCTCTATGAACTGTCTCACCCTGAGGAcgcaggggagggagggaggacagggAAACAGGAAGGAAGGGAAGAGCATGAAAGGGAGAAGgcaggaagaaaagaggaaagaaataaacaagatTAAGTAAAGATGGATGGAGGAGAAACAAGCAAAGACGTGAAGAGaacagaagagagggaggaaaggcAGGATAAAAAGGAGATTTATTAAGATAAAAGGAGCAGAGGCCAGTTCAAAAAAGGACaagatgacagaaaacaacacagaaaattaatcaaattaagtGGAATATAAATTATGAAGCCATGAACATGAAAAGAGTCCATTTACAGaagcaacaaacaacaacacaagacatgaGAGGCTTTCAATCATCCGTCGTGTGATTTCCTTCAGTCACTTAGCTATGAAACCATGTTTAATGCAGGTCTTACTTGAGCATGAAGAGAAGGTCTGGGTTCCTCTCCAGGAGGTTGGGGTAGAGCTGCTGGGTGGTCTCGATGGCCTCGCCCATTCTACCTGACAACACCAGCTTCTGGATCTCTGCAGACCAACAGTGAACACACAGGTGACACTTAGACCGGGTTTTTCAGTGATGCCGTTTGGCACCGAAGTTAGTTTGAGCATTATTTAGGAAGACGCCACCACGGAAGGACTCACTCTGTCGGTTTTTGATGGAGGCCAGCTCCTCGTGCACGGCCTGGTCTGTGGATTTGGCGAAGGCTTCTGCTGTAGCACAATAGCTGTGATGAACCAGGTAGGAGGCCACCATcctgacagacaacagacaattaataccaaaacacactgattagacacagcagcaggagacaTCAGACAGACCGGTAGACTGAACATATCAGAGCAAAAACAGAACATCATCTTCTTCTGTCATTAAATATAATGAACATGGTAAATGTATGTACTTTGTTGACCAGGAGACTATAACTTTATCACAGAAACATCTAATCAGTTGTGGTGTTTCTGTGTATAATGTACTGAAGAGGGTTACGCACTCCCAGTAGCATgcttcatattcatattcatggGGGGGAGGCAATTATTGCACCTGCAGCCCAGAAAGACTGTTATTTTAGGAATCAGCCTCATCAATCCGCAGACTATCCGAAGGGCCAGAAGATAAAACTGCAACCTCTGCATCACTGGTGATCACAGCTACAGTCAGTATAGAAGGTCAGAGGTGACCTTGTGTTTTCCTATAAACAGTTTGTGTAATAATTGTATCATTCAGGTTTGTTTTGACGTCCAAATGTTtccatgttttgtgtttaaaactgTTGGCTTGTTTCCAGCCTCTTCAGTCGTCTGACTGCGTTCCCAAATCTGATTAATTAACTTTGTGAGCACGATGAtattattacaaataaaaatgacccAAGTTGCGATAAATCGCGATTAACCGTCCCGATTAGTGCTAAGATGACATATTCCCACGTTTCATTAAAAGTGTTTCAAGGATGAATCCTCTTGACCGCTTATTATTTGCACACGGCCACTTTTAAATATCCAATGTTTGCAGGAGATTTGTGATCGGAGGCCTCTGCTCTCCTCGACTCGTCATCATGTCATTGTTGCTCTACAAAGACATTAACTCTTCTCATCCACCAGTATGACGTGAGCTTAAAAACTTCCTGTTTTCAATCCCAGGCTGCGAGGCGACTTTCCAGGATAAAGTCTATGGCTCCCTCCACTCCACCCAACCCTCCACCCTCCAATCCCCATCAAATGGAGATTAAATCCATTCAGGACAAGTAATCATAGCAACAGAGAGCTAATCCCATCAGGGCATGGCATGAAGAGAAACCGAGTCCCGCAGCTTTCACTTCTGGATCCCAGCTCCTGCTCTCTGATGGGGAAGTGATCCATCTGGGCCTTATTGAGATTAAAGTTCGTCATGTCGGCAGTGATTTCCGGTCACCTACGATATCCTGACAACTCCAACACTGTAATAAATCAACATCCACTAATATATAGAACCAATACAGCCAAATATACATGAAGATGATACAGGTCTCCAGTAAATCCAAAACATCACATGAGCTCAGAAGCTGAATTCACCCTCGACCTACCTCAgaacaataaaaagtaaattcACTTGCTTTTAATCAACTCGTTTGAGAACGCACGAGCCCGGAGCCTCTGCCGCATTACAGCCACGATCCTGTCGCCGGAGCAGATCGCATGCCATTCTAGACAATGCTCGTTTGCCACGGCAAGTTTCAGCAGCATCCCAGAAGCGGCTGTCCACTCTGCTCCGCGGAGAATACGGccaagtctatttttgacaCGAGCTGGCTGCAGCCGCGTCAATCTGtacagagcagatcgagccagacGGGAAGGCAGACAGCGGTACGGCATGGAGTACCCGCTCAGTTctcaaataaaaatgc
It encodes the following:
- the ranbp9 gene encoding ran-binding protein 9 isoform X1 codes for the protein MSGQSSGCGFLMSVVVHGDSVLNEQEKELNQRLRRLYPAVNENETPLPRSWSPKDKFSYIGLSQNNLRVHYKGHGKTPKDAASVRATHPIPAACGVYYFEVKIISKGRDGYMGIGLSAQGVNMNRLPGWDKHSYGYHGDDGHSFCSSGTGQPYGPTFTTGDVIGCCVNLINNTCFYTKNGHSLGIAFTDLPPNLYPTVGLQTPGEVVDANFGQHPFVFDIEDYMREWRTKIQAQIDRFPIGEREGEWQSMIQKMVASYLVHHSYCATAEAFAKSTDQAVHEELASIKNRQKIQKLVLSGRMGEAIETTQQLYPNLLERNPDLLFMLKVRQFIEMVNGTDSEVRCLGGRSPKSQDSYPGSPRPFSSPSHKASSSQPYLPGFDSNCCNGVTSNKSHSSSPHSHKPCPPGSGSTLPASDISLNGSRSQQPITSSDVDMEVDHFTNGVTESSSNGFLNGSSKHTTEPEDCDADMEVESAQSKRQLCGGSQAAIERMIHFGRELQSMSEHLRRECGKNSANKKMLKDAFSLLAYSDPWNSPVGYQLDAIQREPVCSTLNSAILETHNLPKQPPLAQAVGQAAQCLAIMARTGSGSCAFASVDDYLH
- the ranbp9 gene encoding ran-binding protein 9 isoform X2; the protein is MSGQSSGCGFLMSVVVHGDSVLNEQEKELNQRLRRLYPAVNENETPLPRSWSPKDKFSYIGLSQNNLRVHYKGHGKTPKDAASVRATHPIPAACGVYYFEVKIISKGRDGYMGIGLSAQGVNMNRLPGWDKHSYGYHGDDGHSFCSSGTGQPYGPTFTTGDVIGCCVNLINNTCFYTKNGHSLGIAFTDLPPNLYPTVGLQTPGEVVDANFGQHPFVFDIEDYMREWRTKIQAQIDRFPIGEREGEWQSMIQKMVASYLVHHSYCATAEAFAKSTDQAVHEELASIKNRQKIQKLVLSGRMGEAIETTQQLYPNLLERNPDLLFMLKVRQFIEMVNGTDSEVRCLGGRSPKSQDSYPGSPRPFSSPSHKASSSQPYLPGFDSNCCNGVTSNKSHSSSPHSHKPCPPGSGSTLPASDISLNGSRSQQPITSDVDMEVDHFTNGVTESSSNGFLNGSSKHTTEPEDCDADMEVESAQSKRQLCGGSQAAIERMIHFGRELQSMSEHLRRECGKNSANKKMLKDAFSLLAYSDPWNSPVGYQLDAIQREPVCSTLNSAILETHNLPKQPPLAQAVGQAAQCLAIMARTGSGSCAFASVDDYLH